The genome window AACAGATCTCATAATTGATACTGTCTTAGATAACTTAGATGACACAAATATGGcattcttattttcaaatgaaagtaACTTGCTCTAAGTCACATGGCTTGCTAGCAAGCGGCAAAACTCCCTGCTATGGAGCCAGATCTACTTGACTATAAAgactggcttttcttttttttttttttttttttcaagatttataatttttatttatttatgatagtcacagaaagagagagagagaggcagagacacaggcagagggagaagcaggctccatgcaccgggagcccgacgtgggattcgatcctgggtctccaggatcgcgccctgggccaaaggaggcgccaaaccgctgcgccacccagggatccctggcttttCAATAACCCATTGTCCACTTCTGATCCTCTTAGTATGAATCATCTCATTTTACAGTTAGTTGTCTTTCTGATCTCTCTTGCCAGCTCTGCTAAAACTAGTCCACTAGACTGTGGCCTCATTACAGAAAGAGGATTTTTGCGAATCCTGGGATGAAATAACAAGtgcaaatcacacacacacacacacacaaaaagtgcaaatcacacacacaaaaatgcctAACACAGAAGCAGCATTTAATAACTGTCTTTCACTCCTCTACCCACAAGCCCACAATCCTTTGGCCTTATTCTCCATGAGCTCCACCCCACAACTCTAGGGTCAGCCAGCCCTTGCTACTGCCCAGAAgcctgagaaaaaaataaagtattgccTAATAGGGGAGATGAGTACCCACACACACGGACTGCCTGGTCAACTTCCTTCTTTGAGTCTCTACACCATCATTTGTAGACAAGGCCCATGCCAGGCCTGCCTCTCTCAGGACTGTGGTATGTATTGAAAAAGAAGTGATCTCCCTATTTCCACTCTTGCTCCCTTATCCACACCGCAGccaaagtgatcttttaaaattatgcaattctggggatccctgggtggctcagcggtttggcgcctgcctttggcccaaggcatgatcctggagtcctgggatcgaatcccacatcgggctcccggcatggagcctgctcctccctcctccctctctctctctctctctatgtctatcataagtaaaaaaataaataaatctttaaaaaaataaaataaaaaaataaaattatgcaattctttaaaattaattaattaattaattaaattatgcaATTCTTTGCTTAAGACCCTACAATGGTTTCATACTACACTTAAAGTTCAACCTCTTTTTTCACCACCCACAAGGGCCATGCATCTGCCTAGCTTCTGACCTCATTCCTTTAGCTCACTTCACTCCCACCACCctggtctcttttttctttaagacatcaagctaggggcacctggctggctcaattggtgaagcatctgccttcagctcaggtcatgatctcagggtcctaacattcagccccatattgggctccctgctcagtgcggagcctgtttctccctctccctctgtccctctccctgctcatatTCATCCTCGCTCTTGCTCAACatctaataaagaaaatttttttaaaaatcaggctcaagatgcctgggtggctcagttggttaagctctgccttcagctcaagtcatgatctcagggttctgggatccagcggCGCATGTGTCTCCctgctccgcagggagtctgcttctccctctccctcaccccccctccccgctcaCGGGGgcgcgcactctctctcaaataaatgaaatcttaaaaaaaaaaaaagacagtaggcTCTATAGCTGGTAGTTTAATGTATGAATGAAAGTCTCTCCATCTTCTTCTACCCTCAAGTTCGCCATTTCTTAGTGTAATGTAACGACTCAACTCGCCACAGCGCCTTTGCACACTCACTGGAGACTCACTCTCAGTACCTGGACTCTTATCTAAACGTAGCTCCTCCTTGGTCATCCCCTAATGACAGTACTGCAGCATCCCAGTATATTGTCTTCACAGCTCTTGTCACCCTTCGAAAGTATTCTTATTTACTTAACTACTGTCTGCCTCGCCCACTGGACTGCAGCCTCCACGAAGGCCCTGACTGCCATGGTCTCTGCTGTATTCCCCAGCGCATACAACAACGCTGGCACACCGGAGACCATtcaaaactatttattgaataaaataacaCATCTGCTACTCCTCTAAAGACCAGACAGGTTGCCCCAGCCCCCCAAATAATGCTCCAGCTCGGTGGTCCTGCCCAGTCCCGGGGTGGGGGTCCCTCCCCGCACACCCCTCACCGTCTGACACCATGGCGGCCAGGATCCCCCAACGCAGAGGCAGCGAGCCGTCAAAAGCTCCTCCCGGATCCTGCACACCCCGACTTCCGGCGCAGCCGAGTGACGCAAGAGCGGCTTGACGCGAGCCGCGCGCCGTACCCAGGGCCCCGGCCCCAGGGCGCCGGAAGTGGAGCGCGGAGACGCGCGGCGTGCTGGCAGTCCCTGTGGCCGCGAGTCCCCGCGGCGGTGGGACCCGCTCCAGCAGCGCGGGCTGTCCGGGTCCCCTCGGGCTGTGCGATCCAGAGGGCGCCATGGACGACAAGGGTAAGTCGTAATGGATGGGCTTGCTGGAACTGAAGCGGAGCCGCGCAGGGGTCCCCCCACCTGGCACGCCCGGGCGGGGCCCTGCGAGAAATCCGTTTGCAAGTTTAGGCTGCTGGGCTGTATTTGCTGCTTCCAGTCGCAGCTCAGTCCCTCCCGCTGCCCCTGTCTCCAGGGGATGGGTCTTCAGGGTATCCCCAGACCTTCCTCTCCCGCCGCTTTCCAACGCCCACCTCCAAAAAAAGGAGACTTAGACTAGGTGTGCGCGTCTCCGCGGTTGTGATTCCCCGCCTTCTTGGATTTGgtactagaatttttttaaagacgttTTAGATGCGTTCATCTGATTATCAGGATGTTTCATTAAGTGAAACACAAGGGCAAACTGActtatatttctcatttaaaagaaataagagtgGGATGGGCTGCTGcctatacatgtgtatgtgtaagtGGGTGAACAGGCTAGAATTGGCATCGACTGTCTGGACAGGTGGAGGGTAAGTTGATAAAGTGGTTGACTCTGGGATTCTCCTAGGACTTGTAGTCAAGGATTAGAGGGAGGATGACCTTCTGTTATCATGGGGTGGTGCTTAAATTTTATGCTCTTTGTGCACGGATAggtttttccaaaaaaatgagaaagacagggatgcctgggtggctcagcagttgagcgtctgccttcggctcagggcatgatcccaggatctgggatcaagtcccacatcaggctccctgcatggagcctgcttctccctctgcctgtgtctctgcctctctctctgtgtctctcatgagtaaataaatcttttttaaagagtgagaAAGACAGCTCGTAAATACTAAAGTGGTGTCATCTCTATTCCTATCAACATTTATAACGCCCGTGAAGCCAAACACCctgaaaagaaagtatttttttttaatagtttgcttctggggtgcctaggtggctcagtcggttcactaaatgtctgtcttcagctcagatcatgatctcagggtgctgagatcgaGCCcggcgtcaggctccccactcagctggaatctgcttctctctctctccccctcccaccccactccatgtgtgctctctctcaaataaataaaaatcttttaaaaaaatagataaataaaatcagtttgcTTGTTAAGGTCAGCAGTCATTGAAAAGCTCTCTGGTCTTACATCCTACTAAATGAATTTGATTAAtcacttttttctccctccccagaGCTAATTGAATACTTCAAGTCTCAGATGAAAGAAGATCCTGACATGGCCTCAGCAGTAGCTGCCATCCGGACTTTGCTGGAGTTCTTGAAGAGAGATAAAGGTGAAGAGAGTGATATTTGAACACTCTGGGTGTTAGGGAAGACCTCTAGTAACTGTCAGAAGTGTAGGAAGTAAGACTGTGTCTGGCGCTTGTAAGGTAATGCAGCTCCAAGTCCAGCTTCTCCTTCATGTCAGTCTTCCTTTTAACTTGGAAAGAGCCCACTGGTTATCATTAAATGAGTCCCCTTTCATAAGTGAGATACACTTTGAATCAAGAGTGACCATGTTATATCAAGTTAACCATGAAGCTTAAATTATAGCAATAGTTCAGCTTTGCAAGTTTTTATGCAGCTTCTGACTTATGCCAGAATTTGTGCAGTTGCTACAGAGTATCCCAGAATTCTAGTATTCATGTCATTCATTGGGATTGCCTACTAGTTCAGGCATCCTAAATGTAAGTTTGTTGGTAGAGCATGACATCATTTATAAGCAAAATAACaacaatagtaatagtaataataatgcttCCTTTAATTCGAAGGGTTGGCCTAAAGCCATGGTGTCTTCCCACTGTACCTACAATAACACCCAAATACCTGAACCTTGCCTACACCACCTCACAGACCTCACCTTGCCACTTCCTCTTCATTTCCTCCCACGCCGTCCCTCACTAAACTGTGTGTCAACCCCGGTGGCCTCTCTGTCATATCAAGTTTGTTTCCATCTCAGGATCTTTGTGTTGTAGTCTACACCTACACCCTTCCTACTGGATCTTTATGTGGCTGGATCATTTTTTACCCAGGTCTCAGTTTAAATGGCCTCCACTCAGAGGCCATCCCTGTTAGCTTTCTAAAGTAGCCCCTTACTTCTCAACATGCTGCTGCTTTCTTTCCTCAATCAGTCTGTAACTTGTGTATTTCTTTGTGTGCTTGGTTTTTGCCACTAGAAAGAGAGTTCTGTCAGAGCAGGGACCCTGTCTGTCTGCTCGCTGATCTGCCACTGCCATAGAGGATGCATTCAGTAAACACTGGTTGAACAAATGAAATGTTTGCATCACATACCCACCAAGGGGCTGTGATGATAAACTGAACATTACATTCCTCATGTGATCAATCCAGGGGAGACGATCCAGGGCCTGCGAGCCAATCTTACCAGTGCCATAGGAACCCTGTGTGGTGTGGACTCCTCCGTGGCCGTGTCCTCTGGTGGGAAGCTCTTCCTGCGTTTCATCAGCCTTACTTCCCTGGAATACTCTGTAAGCCCTGCCTTCCTTGGGTTACCTTTCTACTTCTTTGTTCGGCTGCTTTACCTGGATCTCAGTTCctccacatttttctcttttcttcttaggattactctaaatgtaaaaaGATCATGATAGAGCGAGGAGAACTTTTTCTCAGGAGAACATCCCtatcaagaaataaaattgcaGATCTCTGCCATACTTTCATCAAAGATGGGGCGGTGAGTAGATTTTCTTAGGTGCAGTAATTGGGAGCAGAGACTTTGGACTTAGACTCCTGGGGTAAAATCTCTCCTCTGCCACTTACTTGCTGTGtcaccttggacaagttacttaacctctatgTGCtgtagttttctcatctgttaaataaaGGTAACAACAGCACCCACCTCATCAGGTTGTGGGAGGAGGTAATGAGATGACCTAAGGACCCTATactatgcctggcacacagtaagcactaaAGAAATGTGTAGATGTTATTACAGAGTCTATCATATTAAACAGGCAGGGGCGCGCCTGGCTAGCTCGGTCAGAAGAgtggtgactcttgatctctggggtcatgagtttgagccccacattgggtgtagagattacttaaaaataataaataaactttaaataaaataaacaggaagagaaaaaccactgGGATAGCATGGATTCTTGGTTTAATAAGATGTCTTTACCAAAGAAGTATTTTCATTACTGGTTACGTACTAAACCCAAATCACCACCTAACAGCTGTTGGCACTGGTTCATACTGtcttccatactgtcttccagggAAGATTAGCACTGTGTTGGGGTGTTGTCTTTAATTTCATCTCTAGTGCTAATTCAGAGATGCAGAGCTGCCAAGTGTTTGTAGGTGAAGACGGGAGCTGCAGGTTAAGCCAGTCCGCCAGCAAAGGGGCAGTAAAACCTTTATGATATCTCTTCCATGGCGTCCCTCTTCTGCCACCCCAGCCTCGGaccataaaattatttacttGCATTTTTGACTCTGAAATCTTGTCCTGCTTTATTATCCCCTTCCCAACCTTTGAAGTGtgttattcaataaatgatgtaaTAGTTGTGAGTGGAATCTGTACAAAAGCCAGTTGCAAACAAAGTTGCTTTGGGGCAAATGGAGGCAAGATTAGGATTGCCTCTTGCTAAGGCCCCTCTGTTTCCACCAAACTCCTACACTCAGCTTTCTGCGGGTTTCATTTGCTCTGGTGTGTTTGAACCTGTTAATACCTACCTGCATCAGCACTGACTTTAGGCTAAATTCAGAACAGAGCTGCCCACATTTAAACCTACAGATGAACCACCTTGGGATCTCATTCAGGGAcgttctgattcagcaggtctgaggtGGGGCTGAGAATATGCATTGCTAACAAGcccctgggggaggcccagaaaGGAACTAAGGTGCTCTGTGCATCCATTTTGCATTATGTAGAACCATTTAGTCTGTTCATTAGAACAAAGGTGAAGTGAGTGTCTGCGTATTGTATCCAGCCCACAGATAGGTTGTGTTTACCCCAAatggtatttattaatttttaaaaattaagtagccAACCCTTATGTCTTGgattttcaagaaaatatcaGATGCTCTGGCAGTTGTGAGACCACATGACAGCAGCTGGAACTTGGCCTCTCCTCTTTGCTGCTAGCCCTGCCTGAGCTGCTGCATTTCTTTATGCAGCCTGCCTAATGCCTGTGGACCTGAGTGTGCAAACCATGTCTTAGAAATGGGAAAGCCAGCTCAAAGGAACTAAACAGAGCCTTCGGACAGAAAGGCTTTTGTATCTTGTGAGCAACACCACATGGAGATTCTACTCCCGGATTTGCTGTAGGAAGAGGTGACCCACAATAGATGTGCCATCGAGGATCTCCTTCCTGATGCCAGTTGGTTTGTGAGAAGGCATACAGAGAAGCCTTGGGGTACTGGGAGCCTGCGTTAGCAGGGCACAGCGCAGGTGATTGCTGCTAAGCTTGCCCTTTTGACAGAGGTTTCTTGGTCCACAGAGAATATTAACTCACGCCTACTCCAGAGTGGTCCTGAGAGTTTTGGAGGCAGCCGTGGCGGCCAAGAAGCGTTTCAGTGTGTACATTACAGAGTCACAGCCTGATTTATCAGGGCAAGTATCATTCCATTTGGTTCTGGGCCCAGCAGTCATTCTAAAGTGCAAACTGAGGATTAAAACCTGTGTGGGAAGCCCCAAAACATGTCCCCGAGTGGCCAGTTACCCAGCATTGCCTTTGGGTGTCTTCCTGCCCCTGAAGGAAGATCCCTGTGAATTGGCAGTAGCCACAGTACAGGATCTAGGCTGTTTACTTAGTAGTTAAATCAGAGGAACAGCAACAGATACATCAGTGGAAAGATTTTTATCAAGGACTAGATAATTCACATATCCATCTAGAAGATAgtgaaagggggatccctgggtggctcagcggtttagagcctgcctttggggCAGGGCGTGATctttgagtcccgggatcgagtcccacatcgggctccctacatggagcctgcttctctctctgcctgtgtctctgcttctctctctctctcatgaataaataaaatctttaaaaaaaaaaacagaagataatgAAAGAAGAagctttatcctttttttctgaatttggtTCTCTTACCCAGATTCCCCAAGAATATTGTTTTCCTGAAATACCTATTTTCTTCTAAAGAAcccaaattcttatttctttcatcCAGAGTCTTGGGATGTGCCCCTTAATCCCTATGAACTGAGTTTCAAGCTAATTTGATTGACCACTGTCCAAATTAAGTGACTCATCATACATCACTATGGGACTCTCTTCAACTTTTTCTGTTCTCAAAATGTCACTTTCCAGTAAGAAAATGGCCAAAGCTCTCTGCCACCTCAACGTCCCTGTCACTGTGGTCCTAGATGCTGCTGTTGGGTAAGTTCCCAACTTCCCTGAGCACGGTTGCTTTTCCTCACCCACTCCCAGGTTTGCCTTGGAGCAGGGTTTCCAGATTGATAAAACCTCACTGGGTAACGTCCTGCCTTTGAATTGATGGCTGCATTAATCCAGCAAGCTCATTATAAGGTCTTAAGAGTGTATGCAGGACACAAGCTGTAGGGTGTTGCAGAGAATGAGAGTCGTTTATGTAGTTTTATGGTGCATTTTAAGAGCACGATGCAAAAGTTGGGTTAGGATCAGCACACTCCCTCTTTACAGAAAGGCATGGGCTAGCTATCCTCAGTGGCACTCTGGGATTCTGTGACTCACTCGTGCAACTTTGCTCCTAAAACTGAGGACAAGTGTTCAGAGAATTGTCAGTGTACctcacaaaagaaaacaggacTGAAAGTCTCtcagaaaaacacaaacacacagaaagcagctgataaggaaattaagaatgcattcagaagaaaacattttgaagaattcCCTGAATTGTTCATTTTCAAAGGTAAATTGGCCTTTACCTTAGCTGAAAGATTCCTGAATTACATAATGTTCTTTTCCAACTTGAGATCACAAcaggcttttaaatttttgttttgtttgtattgaAGTAGATCAGAAAACAGTATGTACCACAAGTAGCAAGGATCACATCAGGTCATGAAATCCTCATTATCAGTCACCACACCTGTATACATGTGCCAGCAGCCATGGGGGAgcgcctctgtctgtgtctctcctgaataagtaaaatattaaaaaaaaaaaattttttttttgctttaatttttttagctaTATCATGGAGAAAGTGGATCTGGTCATCGTTGGTGCTGAAGGAGTTGTTGAAAACGGGGGGATTATCAACAAGGTAAGAACGTCAGTTCTGTAGAGCTCCTTGCCCCTGACGTGGACCCGGGCTGCTGACCCCCATCTTGGCATCCACTCTTCCATTCTGCTTAGTCTCCATATGTCACCATCACAGCCAATGGTTTCCTTGGCCCCAGAGGTCACTACAGTGGCCAAATTTTGGTCACATTTCTTTGATCTCTGTGAATCATGGGAATACAGTTTATCTTTTCTCAAAACATGTTTTAACTGGAATTGAGTTTGActgttggttggtttttttttttaaaccgagCATATTTGACATCAGTATAAAGTAGTATTAAAATTCTTTGTCCATTGCCTAACATGGGAAGATTTCATGATCATTTGTTTCTTGTGGTGTGTAGTGAAAGACACATAACATACAGTTTTCACATTTAGCGTTCAGTGGCATGATTTCACTCAGCacgatattttctttttttaagtattttattcatttatttgagagggagagcacatgagtgggggcagaagaagcagggtcctcactgaggtcctcactgagcagggagcctgacatggggctcaatcccaggaccctgaggtcatgacctgagctgaaagcagacacttcaccgactgagtcacccaggcgccccataatcAGCacgatgtttttttgtttgtttgtttgtttttaatttttatttacttatgataggcacacagtgagagagagaaaggcagagacacaggcagagggagaagcaggctccatgcaccaggagcccgacgtgggattcgatcctgggtctccaggatcgcgccctgggccaaaggcaggcgctaaaccgctacgccacccagggatccccagcacgATGTTTTTAAGGCCCATCCTTGTGATAGCAGGTGTCACCtccatccctctttttttttctaataaagattttatttatttattttatttatttatttttttttttgagattttatttatttattcacaagacacacacagagacagaggaagagggagaaacaggctccatgcagggagcccgatgcaggactccatcctgggaccccgagatcacaccccgagtcaaagggagatgctataccactgagccacctaggcatatAGCACATTTGTTTGTCCACCCATTCCTGTCCACTTGAgttgtttctacattttggctattgtgaataatgctattgCAAACATAGGTGCACAATTATGAGTTCCTATTTGCAGTTGCTGTGGGTATGTATCTGAGTGGAACTTCTGAGTCATGGTAATTCCatgtttagcttttcttttttaaagattttatttatttattcatgagagagacagagagagagagaagcacagacacaggcagaggcagaagcaggctccatgcagggagtctgacatgggactccatcctgggtctccaggatcacaccccaggccgaaagcagtgctaaaccgctaagccaccagggctgccccatgtcTAGCTTTCTGAGGACCTACCAGacttttccacagcagctgtacctTTTTCCATTCTCAGCATATACAAGTATTCCAGTtcctctacatctttgccaatacttgttattttggtttttaatttatagCCATGCTAAtaggtgtgaagtagtatctcattgtagttttgacttgcgTTTGCCTGATGACTGAGGATCTTGAGCATCTTTAGAGCGTGTGtgtattggccatttgtatatctttggagaaatgtctattctgtcctctttttattttttaagattttatttatttattcctgagagacagagagaggcagagacacaggcagagggagaagcaggctccgtgcagggagcccgatgtgggactcgatcccgggatttcagattacaccctgggccgaaggcagacgcttaatcactgaaccactcaggcatcccatgtcctcttttttaaaatatcctctttaggagtgcctgggtagctcagttagttaagcatctacctttggtcaggtcatgatctcaaggtcctgtgatcgagccacatgttgggctccctgcttggtggggagcctgcttttctctcagcttctgtgcttgtgttctttctctcaaataaataagcatttaaaaaactgaaagagggcagccctggtggctcagcagtttagcgctgcctacagcccagggcgtgatcctggagacccgggatcaagtcccacgttgggctccctgcatgg of Canis lupus baileyi chromosome 27, mCanLup2.hap1, whole genome shotgun sequence contains these proteins:
- the EIF2B1 gene encoding translation initiation factor eIF2B subunit alpha yields the protein MDDKELIEYFKSQMKEDPDMASAVAAIRTLLEFLKRDKGETIQGLRANLTSAIGTLCGVDSSVAVSSGGKLFLRFISLTSLEYSDYSKCKKIMIERGELFLRRTSLSRNKIADLCHTFIKDGARILTHAYSRVVLRVLEAAVAAKKRFSVYITESQPDLSGQKMAKALCHLNVPVTVVLDAAVGYIMEKVDLVIVGAEGVVENGGIINKIGTNQMAVCAKAQNKPFYVVAESFKFVRLFPLNQQDVPDKFKYKADTLKTVQTEQDLKEEHPWVDYTSPSLITLLFTDLGVLTPSAVSDELIKLYL